CCGCTGCCACCGAAGGAGGCCGACGATGGCAAGTAATCCGCTGAATTTGATTCTTCTGGTCAGGAGCTACCGCGACCAGCCAATGCCCGGTGAGGTGATCTGCCGGTTTACCGAGGCCGGCGGTTCGATTGGCCGTGGTCCGGACAATGACCTGACGTTGGATGACCCGGGTAAATACATTTCCCGTGTGCATGCGCGCATCGAGTTGCGTGGTGCGCAGTTCTACCTGACCGACACCGGCAGCAACCCGAGCCTGGTCAATGAGCGCCCGCTGGGCAATGGCCGTGAGCGGGCGTTGGAGGAGGGCGACCGCCTGGTGATTGGCGACTACGGGCTGCAAGTGCGCCTGGAGCAACCCGAGATCGAGGTGCCGGACGACGCCATGGCCACGCGCATCCTGCCGCCGCTGTTCGTCCCGCCGCCTGCGCCGGTGGCCGCGCCGTTGCCGGCGCTGGAGGTGTATCGCGAGCCGGAGGTGGTGGCGCCGGTGGTGCTGCATGATGCCCTGGCCGGGGCGCGGATTCTGGAAGGCGGCTCGCTGTTTGACGGGGCGGTGCCGCTCTCCGACCCGTTGGGGTTGAACCTGATGGGGCGGGTGGAACCGGCATTTCGCGGCACTGAAAGCGACCATGTGGCGCCGCAGATGCAGGCGTTTACCTTGCCGGTGATGCATGTGGAGCCCCAGGTCATTCCTGAAGACTACAATCCGCTCTTTGGGCTGACACCGGAACCTGTGGCTGCCCACGATCCAAATGTGGGAGTGGGCTTGCTCGCGAAAGCGGTGGATCAGCCACCGGATGCATTGACTGAGCCACTGCATTTGCGAGCAAGCCCGCTCCCACACAAGCCCGCACCCACACTGGAGCAGAGCGAGCCCGTCAGTGACGACGCGGTATTCAAGGCCTTGCTCCAAGGCCTGGGCCTGGAAAACCTGCACACCACGCGTACCCCCGTCGAGCTTGCGCACCTGGTCGGCGAAATGCTGCGCACCGCCACCGGCGGCACCATGGCGGTACTCATGGCCCGCGCCCTGACCAAACGCGAAAGCCATATCGACATGACCATGATCGGCGCCCACTCCAACAACCCGCTCAAGTTTTTCCCCGACCCCCACAGCGCCCTGACCCAAATGCTCACCGCCGATTCCCCGGCCTACATGCGCCCGGTCAAGGCCATGGGCGCGGCATTTGACGACCTCAAGGCCCATGAACTGGCAGTGATCGCCGGCATGAACGCGGCGCTGGGCGCGGTGGTGCAGCGCTTCGACCCGGCCCGGGTGGAGCAGCGCCGCACCACCCACGGCGCCCTCGACAAGTGGATGCCCGCCCGGCGCAAAGCGCGCTTGTGGGACCGCCTGGTAGAACGCTACGAGGACCTGGCCCGGGATGCCGACGAGGACTTGCAGCGCCTGTTCGGTGAGTTGTTTTCGGTGGCTTATGAAGAGCAGGTCGCGCGGTTGCGCACCGGCCAATGAGAAGAATTTATGTCCTGGAATAACAAAGTAGTCTGGTCCGAAGGCATGTTGTTGCAGCCCCAGCACCTGCAACAACACGACCGTTTTTTACAGGCGCAGCTGGAGGCCCGGGTCAGCACCTTGCGCGCCTACGCCCATGGTTTTTCAAGCCTGAAAATCGACCTGCAGCAGTTGGCCCTGGGCAAGTTGTCATTGTTGGCGTACAGCGGCGTACTGCCCGACGGTACGCCGGTCGGCCAGCCCTTCGACGATGAAATGCCGCTGCCTCTGGAAATCCCCGCAGACGCCCGCGACCTTAAGGTGGTGCTGGCGCTGCCGAGCCTGCGCCCCGGCGTGGCCGAAGTCGACGACAACCCAGGCTTCGAAAACTTCGCCCGCCACCGCAGCAGCGAGTACGAGGCCTGGGACAGCAACGGCCTGGACAGCAGCGCGCTGATGAGCATCGGCAAACTGCGCCTGCGCCTGGCGTTTGAAGGTGACGTAGCCGACGCCTACACCACCCTTGGCATCGCCCATGTGGTGGAAAAACGCGCCGACAAAAGCGTGGTGCTCGACCGCGATTACTGCCCGCCATGCCTGGACATCCGCGCCGCCGAATACCTTGGGGCGTTTGTCGATGAATTGCTCGGCCTGTTGCAGCAACGCGGTGAAGCCCTGGCGGCACGCCTGAACCGCCCGGACGGCAGCGGCGCGGCCGAGATTGCCGACTTCCTGCTGCTGCAGGTGCTCAACCGCAGCCAGCCGCTGGTGCGGCATTTGGCGGCAATGAGCGGCCTGCACCCGGAGCAGTTGTACCGCGA
This genomic window from Pseudomonas sp. Bout1 contains:
- the tagH gene encoding type VI secretion system-associated FHA domain protein TagH, with product MASNPLNLILLVRSYRDQPMPGEVICRFTEAGGSIGRGPDNDLTLDDPGKYISRVHARIELRGAQFYLTDTGSNPSLVNERPLGNGRERALEEGDRLVIGDYGLQVRLEQPEIEVPDDAMATRILPPLFVPPPAPVAAPLPALEVYREPEVVAPVVLHDALAGARILEGGSLFDGAVPLSDPLGLNLMGRVEPAFRGTESDHVAPQMQAFTLPVMHVEPQVIPEDYNPLFGLTPEPVAAHDPNVGVGLLAKAVDQPPDALTEPLHLRASPLPHKPAPTLEQSEPVSDDAVFKALLQGLGLENLHTTRTPVELAHLVGEMLRTATGGTMAVLMARALTKRESHIDMTMIGAHSNNPLKFFPDPHSALTQMLTADSPAYMRPVKAMGAAFDDLKAHELAVIAGMNAALGAVVQRFDPARVEQRRTTHGALDKWMPARRKARLWDRLVERYEDLARDADEDLQRLFGELFSVAYEEQVARLRTGQ
- the tssK gene encoding type VI secretion system baseplate subunit TssK, with amino-acid sequence MSWNNKVVWSEGMLLQPQHLQQHDRFLQAQLEARVSTLRAYAHGFSSLKIDLQQLALGKLSLLAYSGVLPDGTPVGQPFDDEMPLPLEIPADARDLKVVLALPSLRPGVAEVDDNPGFENFARHRSSEYEAWDSNGLDSSALMSIGKLRLRLAFEGDVADAYTTLGIAHVVEKRADKSVVLDRDYCPPCLDIRAAEYLGAFVDELLGLLQQRGEALAARLNRPDGSGAAEIADFLLLQVLNRSQPLVRHLAAMSGLHPEQLYRDLTGLAGELATFTQADKRASAYPVYRHDALAETFAPVMLDLRRSLSTVMDARAIAIPLEERQYGIRVAVLPDQDLLRSATFILAVQAHMPAESVRNGFPPQVKIGSVEKIRDLVNLQLPGIGLRPLPVAPRQLPFHAGFTYFELDRSSDYWQQLSNSAGFAMHIAGVFPGLDMQFWAIRR